One window from the genome of Pelobates fuscus isolate aPelFus1 chromosome 13, aPelFus1.pri, whole genome shotgun sequence encodes:
- the LOC134582702 gene encoding olfactory receptor 5V1-like has protein sequence MEDSNQTAVNDFILLGLSTIPNLQAIFFSLFLSMYVATLVGNTLLIVAVKLNTQLQTPMYFFLSNLAFIDICFSTTILPQILVNTLVEDKKISKLGCATQMFISLVLGSTECLLLAVMSFDRYAAICKPLHYNVIMSKKLCITLATGCWTVSVINKFAHVVLTFKLPFCRSHTNHYFCEMPLFFRLSCADTSFNKIAMYVSAVIIVTCSFLLTLVSYIHIISTILKIRSSEGRHKVFSTCASHLIVVSLYYTSIMSMYLRPHSASSAETDKHISLIYTTVTPMLNPIVYSIRNKPVKGTIQRMFTRQRNN, from the coding sequence ATGGAAGACTCCAACCAGACGGCTGTGAATGATTTCATCCTCCTTGGTCTGTCGACCATCCCGAACCTTCAAGCTATTTtcttctccctgtttctgtctatgtatgtagccACTCTAGTAGGAAACACTTTACTTATTGTAGCTGTGAAACTAAATACTCAGCTTCAGACCCCAATGTATTTCTTCCTCAGTAATCTCGCCTTCATTGACATCTGTTTCTCCACCACAATATTGCCCCAAATTTTGGTAAACACTTTAGTTGAGGATAAAAAAATTTCCAAGTTGGGTTGTGCAACTCAGATGTTCATTTCTTTAGTTCTTGGTTCAACAGAATGTTTACTGCTGGCAGTCATGTCCTTCGACCGATACGCAGCTATCTGTAAACCATTACACTACAATGTTATCATGAGCAAGAAACTGTGCATTACACTAGCGACCGGATGCTGGACAGTAAGTGTTATAAATAAGTTTGCCCAtgttgtcctaacttttaaattGCCATTTTGCAGATCCCACACCAATCACTACTTTTGTGAGATGCCTCTTTTTTTTCGATTGTCCTGTGCTGACACCTCTTTTAACAAGATTGCAATGTATGTCTCTGCTGTTATTATTGTGACATGTTCCTTCTTGTTAACACTAGTGTCCTATATTCACATTATTTCCACAATATTAAAGATCCGTTCTTCTGAGGGACGGCATAAAGTTTTCTCGACCTGCGCATCTCATCTTATCGTGGTCAGTCTCTATTACACCAGCATCATGTCCATGTATCTACGCCCACATTCCGCATCCTCTGCTGAAACAGACAAACATATCTCCCTTATCTACACCACGGTTACACCAATGCTGAATCCCATTGTCTACAGCATCAGAAATAAACCTGTTAAAGGCACCATACAGAGAATGTTTACCAGGCAAAGAAACAACTAA